Genomic window (Triticum dicoccoides isolate Atlit2015 ecotype Zavitan unplaced genomic scaffold, WEW_v2.0 scaffold150968, whole genome shotgun sequence):
CAGGTCATGAGTGTGAAAGCTCTTGGGATAGCTTTGAAGCTCACCTTTTCCGGAACGAACCAACTCATATATCCACAGACATGGGCTTTTACTATGGTTGTCATCTCATGCATCATTACTCAAATGAATTACTTGAACAAGGTATATACTTGATCTCCTCTATCTGCATCACCCGTACATGGCCTAGCATATCAGCATAATGCGAGGGTGATTGGAGTTCTAAAACTATACAAGATATAAACCAAGGAAAAATGGCATATGGTTGCTAATATTTTCACCCCATTTAATCCATCAGTATTCTTAGAGCCGTAACTGTTTAGAATATCCAGTAGATCTTGTTCCCTTGGTGCTTGTTGCTGAGATATGATGGTGTCATTGTGTAAGCGGAAAGGAATGCTGCTTCATAATTCTTAGCTAACGTTCACTAATATCAAATGGCATTACTTCCCTAACCAAGCAATTGGtatttatttttaataagatgACAACTGATTTCCTCCCTGAATACATTGCAGGCCCTTGACACATTTAATACAGCAGTTGTATCTCCCATATATTATACAATGTTCACATCTTTAACCATCTTGGCTAGTGTGATTATGTTCAAGGTATGTTGATTCTATTGCTTAAGTAGTATCCCAGCTACAAATGTCTCTAGTAAAAAACATCTCAGTTGTATCTACTTGCAGGACTGGGACCGGCAAAATCCTACGCAAATTGTGACAGAGATGTGTGGCTTCGTCACCATCTTCTCGGGGACATTTCTACTTCACAAAACAAAGGACATGGCTGATGGTACTACGAGTTTCGCTCCAAACTGGCATTTTTCTTGTTCCTTCGTTGGTGACATGCTCTGAAACCAAGTTATCTGCTCTGTGCCACTGCAGGGCTATCAAACTCTTCTTCATTCCAACTTCCGACCATTTCATCGGCGCGGTCCTTCAAGCAGACAGATGAGTACAGCGAAGGGGTTCCTCTCAGATCGTCGGACTCGTTCCGGTCACTGCATTGATGCCCGGTCAGCGCGCCGTGCTGACCATCGATTTTCACCGAGTTAGGGCTCAGGAGCAAGCTTGTAAACAAAACTGTCTCGTGTGCGTTGTATCTCGGCTGTTTCGTATGTTGTGGGAGCATTGTGGCTGAGCCCCAAGGTATCTAAGTAGTAGGTTGTTAGCTTAGCACCGGAGTGGAAGTTGTTCTGTATAATGAATGGATGGGTTATCATGCAGGGTGCTGAAAATTTTATCCTTGCTGTTGAGATGGTTTTCTTCTGTTAATACattagtatgtactccctccgtcccaaaataagtgtcttgagcttagtacaaatttgtactagagctagtacaaagttgagacacttattttgggacggagggagtagtttgtatGGCTCAGATGTAATCTTATGTTTTACTTAATCCCAAAAGAGAGGAGCTAAAAAAATAGAGAAACTTGATATCAGAACACAACCTGTATTATCAACTATTATTCAATACATCAACTACATACACAAGACACAACTACCATCATTACTCAAGAGACATGTAAACACCACAgatttcatgcagcaaggaaccacCACAATGATTCATTGCAAACTTCTGACAGTCAAGCACGCGGTACATAATAAAACATTACCGGTAAGATTCAGACAGACAGCTATGGTTACTAGAAGGTGTGAACCTTTAGGCACATTTTGCAGGTTCTACCAACAAGTAAGCTTAACACACACCTGACAGTCCAGGGGTGAGTGACAACAGCTGCCAAGTACTACACAGACAGTGCTAAATAACAGTGCACAGGAAGGTCTCGTGGATCTACATACTAAGAAGGGCTCGAGGCCCAACATAGCTCGATAACATCGTATCGAGTGGCATCAGGGGGTTGTTCGGCAACGCTGGTGGTCATCGAAGCTCTTCGCCTTGGCTATTGGAGGGGCGATCTTGTGAAGGACATCATGTATCTTCCAAGAATGTTGCTGATAGGAAGAGGCCCCCTGTCAGCACAAGCATCACAATGGTTAGTACAAGTTCCTGAACAATTTAGAGAAAAAACCAATTGAAAGTCTGTAACCAGAAATTCCATGGAGCGCATTCTGGCAACTACAGACATACAAGGACACTATACTCTTGTGATTACGGCAATTCAATAAGCAATAATACTGGATGCTGGATCCAGTCAAAAGAATGGATGTTTAATATGACAAGCACAAGATTTCCGAAACAGCCATACAACCATAATAATAAAGCAACTTGAACAGAGTGAATCCTTAGTGCATTCTACTCTTATGCCATTACAGATCAAATGACAATCATAGGAGTTCAACAACTCAATCTGCAATCATACAGGATCTAGTTCAAAGCATGGATGCAATATGACGCGAACAAGATTTCCTCAACGGCCATAGCCAACATAAAACAGCTGAAACCGAGCTAATCCTTTTAGAGCGCATTCTAGCAACATATGTGCATTCCTACTCTGAAGTTATTACACGAAACTGAGAACACATAAATCTCACCTCTTATTTACAGTCGACGCCTTGACAGTACAGCTATAAATAAATAAACCTTTGGGGAAAAAATTCATTACAATCTGTAATGACTTCAGATGACTAGCACGAGAATTTCGCAGCAGTTGCAAGTTTTCAATCAAAGATAGTCTGGACATGAGTAATCAGTTATAACACattgtacagatagataaagcatggGAGTGGATGTGTTGTCTCTTACCAGGCACGAGAATCACAGCTGTTATTACGGTTATCACCCATGACGAATACATGGCCTTCAGGGAGGCGCTGCAGGACGATGCACAGTCTTAGTACCAGATGGATCCGGGCATAGAATTGAGCAGAGAGCGAGAATAGGATTGGAGGGAGAGATCATCCACCATCTGAGACCCGTCATTTCATTTCGAAAGAACAATGGGGGTACTCAGGAAGTCAACAACACAGAGCAGCCATGCCACTTTTGGTCCTCCTCTTGCAGTAGTAGTATGTATGGTCATTTGTTTGTCTAGCAATAATGAGCCATGGTAGTTTGGGCATACAAGTATCTGTGGACCTGGCAATAGCAACTCCACAATGTTGTTCAAGGAGACAATGCTCACTCAGCAGGGTAATAGAAAGAGAAGCAACGAACAAACCATGGCTTCCATCGTGTACGACGACGCATGGGGTGCGGTGTAGTGTTCATTCTGTGCAACACCGTTAACAATAAGCTGGCCTTGCCGGACCTGTAAAAATGTTTGTGCGTAAGTGCTGGCATTCAGATTTAGGTAGTAGAATGCATAATGCATCTTGGTATATGGATGGCCTTAGCTCAAGCAGCATATGCGAATCAGTGTGATGAATGAATGAATGCTACTAATGTGGGTCAGCATTGCGTTTGCTGAAGCAGCATACGTCGATCAGCAGGATGAACAAATGAAAGAATGACAGTAGTACTAGTTGGTATGCATCGTGTTTGTTAAAGCAGCATATATCAATCAGTAGGAGTAGGATGAATGAATGATGCTGTATCAATAATGTGGGTAGAAGACACTGCAAGTGTGGCCTTTACTAAATGGAAGAATGAACAAATGAAATGGTCAATCAGCAGGATGACTAAATGAAGGATTAATAAACGGAGGTAGCATATCTATGAATGAATTGTAGTAATAAGTTGGGTGGAAGCAGGACAATGTTAGCATCATCGCATTTGCTCAATCAGCACAGCAGGATGAATAAGTGAAAGTATGAAGAGATGATGGCATCAGATTAGTAGTTGATTATTACCTCGACGAAATCTCCAGGGGTGGCAATAACCCTCTTAATAAACACGACATCTTTATTTATGCCGCAGTTCTGCAGTAAAAATTAGGAGAATCAGATTGACTGACAAGTAGGAGTAAAAATGGAATGGAAGAAGAGAAGAAGCAGAGCAATGTACCTGCAGGGCGGTGGGCACCCTGAAGAAGACAATGTCGCCCACGGACGGCCGCCGGAACATGTAGCTCACCTgaccaaaaccaaaaccaaaatcaGAATCAAATCATTCATTCCCCATTTCATTTCTTTTGTTAGTTAGCCAACTAATCGTGGCACATCCGAACGAGGGCAAGCAGAATGAAAGAGATCTATCTACTCGTATCTATCTAGCAGAAGCAGAGGgggaaaagaaaggaaaggaaaggaagcTACTTTCTCTGCGACGGCGCGGTCGCCGGGGCGGAGGGTGGGCGCCATGGACGCGGAGGCGACGTAGCGGATCACGGCGAGGGCGGTGGAGACGAGGAGCAGGACGAGGAAGAGCTTGAATCCGTCGGAGCAGCGGAGGCGCGCCACCCACCAGCGGTGCAGGAgggcggcggaggtcagcagctgCTGGTGGCACGGCAGCCAGTCGGCCGGCGACAGCGGCGCGATGAGGCCCCGCAGCAGACGCGGCGGCGCCATCGCCATCCCCTTCTTCTTCTCtccaccaagaagaagaaggctccCTGACAAGTAGTACTACAGTAATGGCTTCCTTCCACACCAAGACTCCTCTTTTACACAGAGCGCACTAAGATTTGTGactctttttttttgtttgttttttacatTTACATTCATGTCGAATGAGTGGGTACAAATATATTCCATTCGTTTTTTTTCTTATATATTCAGACACTGGCAATTTAGGGCAGAGAAACTGAGCTTAATCCTAACCCTCTCGCGCTCTAAGCCGTTTCGTTTTTTGGCGGTTGGAAGGTTGTCTTATGTCTTATCCCATGTTTTCTCGCTAATTGGGCTAAATGTGCTAAACTGTACCTACTCTAGTGAAAATTTCGAAACACTCTTGTTAGTTGGGCCTAGCCGTCACACAAAGCAGGGAAAATTTACATCTCGAGTCATTGTCGATAGGTAGCACTTGAGTTTGCTCGAGAAAAAACGGCAGGTCATTGCTCTTGACAAACCTAGGCACGCCTCTACCGTTGTCGTCGCCGCCGCTACTGATGATACGGAAAACAACCAGTACCCCCGGTAGGGTGGTGATTGTGTCCAGAAGTATCAGAAGGGAGTTCACACAAGGGGGTTGTCATGGTTCGGGCCGTCATGGTGGCGTAACAACTTATGccctgctttgtgtttgtattgaTGTGGGAACACCTCGGGCGAGGGGGTTACAAGATGATGATGAATATGGCTACCGAGAGTATGGAACAACTTATGCCTAGAGCTCGGTGATGGTGCCCACGATGACATTGGAGGGCAACCACCCCCCTTGCTGGCGGCCTCGGACTACGGAGCAGCAGTACCCTTCCCCTTGCAGGCCAGCTTTCTCGCGGTGGAGAGGGGAAGTCGGGAAAGCACAAAGCAAATCTTCAAGTGCTTGAGCTGACAGGAGCTTGGGTGATGGAAGCAAGAATGAGAGCGTGGGTAAATTAGATTGCTTATGTgacacatatttaatgaagagagagatgcttgtggtaactagctaagttaccggaacatcacacatgaagagagagatgcttgtggtaactagctaagttaccggaacatcacacactccaagaaacaatgagtctataacctaataaatacatcgttgcatgacactacatagatgttcctacccactatggaggtagtaacatagtctagggaagtgtgtaagttactagcttatgttcttgcccattgtgaccagcctaagaaATTGCAGACTTGAAGacctcggatcccactaaatccttgGATCCGAGAAGCCAACGTGGAAGACTGAACTCGCCTGTGAAGTCAAAGACCAAGAAGATGAAAGCCATTCCGAGAAGAGAGTCAATGTCCTCGGCTTGCAGACCAGTTCAGGGGCTATTGACGGTGTCATGTTTTAGGGGGTGCACACCACGTCAGCCTACTAGTCATGGGACGGGCCATGGACCCACCAACTATTGAAGATTGGGTCCTGCTTGCCGAGGACCTgatgggaatatgccctagaggcaataataaaatggttattattatctttccttattcatgataaaggtttattatttatgctagaattgtattgatcggaaaattaaatacatgtgtgaatacataaacaaataccgtgtccctagtaatcctctactagactagctcgttgatcaaagatggttaaggtttcctaaccatagacatgtgttgtcatttgataacggtatcacatgatgtgatggacaagacccatccgttagcttagcatattgatcgttcagtttattgctatcgctttcttgatgtcaaatacatattcctttgactatgagattatgcaactcccagataccggaggaataccttgtgtgctaccaaacatcacaacgtaaccgggtgatcatgaagatgctctagaggtatctccgaaggtgtttgttgagttggcatagattgagattaggatttgtcactccgagtatcggagatgtatctctgggccctctt
Coding sequences:
- the LOC119344023 gene encoding probable magnesium transporter NIPA4, with product MSVKALGIALKLTFSGTNQLIYPQTWAFTMVVISCIITQMNYLNKALDTFNTAVVSPIYYTMFTSLTILASVIMFKDWDRQNPTQIVTEMCGFVTIFSGTFLLHKTKDMADGLSNSSSFQLPTISSARSFKQTDEYSEGVPLRSSDSFRSLH
- the LOC119344024 gene encoding chloroplast processing peptidase-like isoform X2, with the protein product MAMAPPRLLRGLIAPLSPADWLPCHQQLLTSAALLHRWWVARLRCSDGFKLFLVLLLVSTALAVIRYVASASMAPTLRPGDRAVAEKVSYMFRRPSVGDIVFFRVPTALQNCGINKDVVFIKRVIATPGDFVEVRQGQLIVNGVAQNEHYTAPHASSYTMEAMRLPEGHVFVMGDNRNNSCDSRA
- the LOC119344024 gene encoding chloroplast processing peptidase-like isoform X1; amino-acid sequence: MAMAPPRLLRGLIAPLSPADWLPCHQQLLTSAALLHRWWVARLRCSDGFKLFLVLLLVSTALAVIRYVASASMAPTLRPGDRAVAEKVSYMFRRPSVGDIVFFRVPTALQNCGINKDVVFIKRVIATPGDFVEVRQGQLIVNGVAQNEHYTAPHASSYTMEAMRLPEGHVFVMGDNRNNSCDSRAWGPLPISNILGRYMMSFTRSPLQ